One Vigna unguiculata cultivar IT97K-499-35 chromosome 11, ASM411807v1, whole genome shotgun sequence DNA window includes the following coding sequences:
- the LOC114169101 gene encoding fasciclin-like arabinogalactan protein 12, translating into MMKKQCVLSFSVALLISFLYSSTTLAQLSPASAPLKPAQPTPTPPAEAPKQPLVPSLPDSPSDSTPDTSAVDIVGILRQAKSFNILIRLMKTTQLINQLNAQLLTTKSGGITILAPDDSSFSELKPGFLNSLSDGQKLELLQFHVLSEYVSSSNFDTLTNPVRTLAGAKPGKVELNVISYGGSVNISTGEVNTTITGIVYTDKHLAIYKVGKVLLPMDFFVVAKAPAKAPSLAPESSAKAPKADKEKSLSPDSSESSEINSTNGTSGTVKISHGKFLSLVLGLVLLIALLS; encoded by the coding sequence ATGATGAAAAAGCAATGTGTTTTGTCTTTCTCAGTAGCactcttaatttcatttttgtatTCCAGCACCACTTTAGCCCAATTATCACCAGCTTCTGCCCCTCTCAAACCAGCACAACCTACACCTACCCCACCAGCTGAAGCTCCTAAACAACCATTGGTTCCCTCATTGCCAGACTCACCAAGTGATTCCACTCCTGACACTTCAGCAGTTGACATTGTTGGAATCCTGAGGCAGGCTAAGTCATTCAACATCCTTATCAGACTCATGAAAACCACCCAATTGATCAACCAACTCAATGCACAACTCCTCACTACTAAATCAGGTGGCATCACCATTCTAGCACCTGATGACAGTTCCTTCTCCGAACTCAAACCAGGCTTCCTCAACTCTCTCTCTGATGGCCAAAAGCTCGAGCTCTTACAGTTCCATGTTCTTTCGGAGTATGTGTCTAGCTCCAACTTTGATACCCTGACCAACCCTGTGAGAACACTTGCAGGGGCTAAACCTGGAAAGGTGGAACTGAATGTGATAAGTTACGGAGGGAGTGTGAACATCTCAACGGGTGAGGTTAACACCACCATCACTGGCATTGTATACACAGATAAGCATCTTGCTATTTATAAGGTAGGGAAGGTTCTTCTTCCTATGGACTTCTTTGTTGTTGCTAAGGCACCTGCAAAGGCGCCCTCTTTGGCACCAGAATCTTCGGCAAAGGCGCCTAAAGCAGATAAGGAGAAGTCTCTGTCCCCAGATTCCTCAGAATCATCTGAGATTAATTCCACCAACGGTACCTCTGGCACTGTGAAAATCAGCCATGGAAAGTTTTTGTCCCTTGTCCTTGGACTTGTTCTCCTGATTGCATTGTTATCATAA
- the LOC114169014 gene encoding fasciclin-like arabinogalactan protein 11: MKQATLFTLSLFLLLCSTSLAISPAPAAAPKAPAAKTPHTPKASAPSPKPLVPTLPQSPDSPDSVPDDITRILKKAKMFSTLIRLLKTTEIMNNINSQLITAKSGGITILAPDDSAFSNLKAGFLNSLNEGQKIELVQFHILPEFVSSSNFDSLSNPVQTVAGKDPVRLPLNVNALGNSVNISTGVVNATVLGVVYSDNKLGIYHVDKVLLPLDFFATNKAPALAPTTLAKAPKAAKENSSEDDQDETNQDHNKSGAVNLMSIGGTKFMALGIALMAVATMWC; encoded by the coding sequence ATGAAACAAGCAACCCTTTTCACCTTATCTCTCTTCCTACTCTTATGCTCTACCAGTTTGGCCATTTCACCTGCACCTGCAGCAGCACCAAAAGCACCTGCAGCAAAAACTCCCCATACCCCAAAGGCTTCAGCACCGTCACCAAAACCATTAGTCCCAACATTACCTCAGTCCCCAGATTCCCCTGACTCTGTCCCTGATGACATCACCAGAATCCTTAAAAAGGCCAAAATGTTCTCAACCCTGATTCGCCTCCTCAAAACCACAGAAATCATGAACAACATCAACTCACAGCTCATAACAGCAAAGAGTGGGGGCATAACCATTCTTGCACCAGATGATTCTGCCTTTTCCAACCTCAAAGCTGGCTTCCTCAACTCCCTCAACGAAGGCCAGAAAATCGAACTTGTGCAGTTCCACATATTGCCAGAGTTTGTGTCAAGCTCAAACTTTGATTCTCTGAGCAACCCTGTGCAGACAGTGGCTGGCAAAGACCCTGTAAGGCTTCCACTGAACGTGAATGCATTAGGTAACAGTGTCAACATTTCAACTGGGGTCGTCAATGCCACCGTTTTGGGTGTAGTCTACTCCGATAACAAACTTGGGATTTATCACGTCGACAAGGtgcttcttcctcttgatttcttTGCAACCAATAAGGCTCCAGCGTTGGCTCCAACAACTCTTGCAAAGGCTCCCAAAGCCGCTAAGGAAAACTCTTCTGAGGACGATCAGGATGAAACAAATCAGGATCATAATAAATCGGGAGCAGTGAATTTGATGAGCATTGGTGGAACAAAGTTTATGGCACTTGGCATAGCTTTGATGGCAGTGGCAACCATGTGGTGTTGA
- the LOC114170090 gene encoding fasciclin-like arabinogalactan protein 12, which translates to MMQHSLFLCASLVLVIVTTSAQPSPATGPQSPLASPSGMNTVPLVPVSPNAAPSPATPKASTIDIAQILSKAKRFSVLIRLLKTTQLINQLNSQLLTSGSGGLTILSPPDSAFSKLKGGFLNSLDDRQKVELLQFHTLSSFISISNFDTLTNPVQTQAGDDPQRLQLNITTYGGSHVSMSTGAVNATITGTVYADNKLAIYEVDKVLLPLDVLLPKPNKAPAPKSSADKSGDTNKNMDDDSGVPVEASGGCMNFNSVLVKWMSFVVGVAFMGGAMI; encoded by the coding sequence ATGATGCAACATTCTCTCTTCTTATGTGCCTCACTTGTACTTGTGATAGTCACCACATCAGCTCAACCATCACCCGCAACAGGACCACAATCACCATTGGCATCTCCATCGGGAATGAATACTGTTCCATTGGTACCAGTGTCTCCCAACGCTGCTCCTTCACCCGCCACCCCAAAAGCTTCTACCATTGACATTGCTCAAATACTGAGTAAGGCCAAAAGATTTTCCGTTCTGATTCGGCTTTTGAAGACGACCCAGTTGATCAACCAACTCAACTCTCAACTCCTCACATCGGGTTCCGGGGGATTGACCATTTTGTCCCCACCTGACAGTGCCTTTTCAAAGCTAAAAGGAGGGTTCTTGAACTCACTCGACGATAGGCAAAAGGTGGAACTTTTACAATTCCACACTCTTTCTTCCTTCATCTCAATCTCCAACTTCGACACTCTCACCAACCCCGTTCAGACCCAAGCCGGTGATGACCCCCAGAGGCTGCAACTTAACATCACCACTTACGGTGGCAGCCACGTGAGCATGAGCACCGGTGCCGTCAATGCCACCATTACAGGCACCGTGTATGCAGACAACAAGCTTGCTATTTATGAGGTGGACAAGGTGCTTCTTCCACTTGACGTGCTTCTTCCTAAACCTAATAAGGCTCCGGCACCGAAATCATCTGCAGACAAAAGTGGTGAtactaacaaaaatatggaTGATGACAGCGGTGTTCCGGTGGAGGCTTCTGGTGGTTGCATGAACTTCAACAGCGTACTTGTAAAGTGGATGTCTTTTGTTGTTGGGGTTGCTTTCATGGGTGGAGCCATGATATGA